The following are encoded together in the Pseudoalteromonas ruthenica genome:
- a CDS encoding TonB-dependent siderophore receptor, translated as MRYRSIFLAVISSLPALALANTATEQDQANNDTIEKIEVVGRAFSLYRPTESSFGTRTNTPLEKIPQSIQVLPQALINDQAARQITDLYSNIAGVNAFSYSGVTFRGFRQDEILYDGVKGDPFNGFAVPQLFNIEQVAVLKGPAGAVYGSGNPGGIINYVTKKPQFSEQTTVELEVGNDDYLSGAFESTGAISDSDAHAYRVGLYRDSEEPFRANTTTDNTIVDLGYTWLATRDTELTLQYTYIEQELGGARLRGVPVDEQGNFITDISWNHNEATDFQNVEAHVYQAIIKHDLNDTWRMDITARYFDNEELQNYHEPRGLVDTDNDGMADWSHREFRDQIRENEGFSLTANAIAELQLGDTQHQILLGSDWYKHDFAGDYRTARQQSKGGPVPGLDLHNPEYGLTSRADYNMDAIASRLSATTLTRWGVYAQDQVDLTDQWSVTAGLRYDHFEDRDELNHTEFSDSDITYRLGTSYNINDMFFPYALHGTGFVPQSASNQDPAAGGPFDPEHSRINELGLRTKLFDDSLAVNIATYDIVRENILQPSLLGDIGNDGTDDLVALGEVQSKGIELEVVGDITERWVITASYAYNDTRITESSDSIRNQIPDSDKFANAPQNTLGVWTRYELPQLNSSISAGLDYVDEQMSLGGLPVKPYTIYNMAWQTQYQNWQWQLSVKNLFDKEYASSGFITRTGHFPGEPRRIYVSAKYRF; from the coding sequence ATGCGCTACCGTTCTATTTTCTTAGCTGTAATTAGCTCTTTACCGGCTCTTGCTCTTGCCAATACGGCCACCGAGCAAGATCAAGCGAATAACGACACCATAGAGAAAATTGAGGTAGTTGGTCGCGCGTTTTCTCTTTATCGGCCAACAGAATCAAGTTTCGGTACCCGCACCAATACGCCTTTGGAAAAAATTCCACAGTCGATTCAGGTACTGCCACAAGCATTAATAAACGATCAAGCTGCACGGCAGATCACCGATTTATACAGCAATATCGCCGGCGTTAATGCGTTTAGTTATTCAGGGGTGACCTTTCGCGGCTTTCGCCAAGACGAAATTCTCTATGATGGTGTAAAGGGCGACCCATTTAATGGTTTTGCCGTTCCCCAGCTATTTAATATTGAACAAGTCGCCGTGCTCAAAGGGCCAGCTGGCGCAGTGTATGGCAGTGGTAACCCAGGCGGCATTATCAACTATGTGACTAAAAAGCCGCAGTTTAGTGAGCAAACCACGGTAGAACTAGAGGTAGGTAATGATGATTATCTTAGCGGAGCGTTTGAAAGCACCGGCGCCATCAGTGACTCCGACGCTCATGCCTATCGCGTTGGTCTATACCGTGATAGCGAAGAGCCCTTTCGCGCCAACACCACCACCGACAACACCATTGTCGATCTAGGCTATACCTGGCTGGCCACTCGCGATACCGAGCTGACGCTACAGTATACCTATATAGAACAAGAGCTAGGAGGCGCACGCTTGCGTGGCGTTCCTGTAGACGAACAAGGTAACTTCATCACCGACATTAGTTGGAATCACAACGAAGCGACTGACTTTCAGAACGTTGAGGCCCATGTTTATCAAGCCATTATAAAACATGACCTGAATGATACTTGGCGAATGGATATCACCGCACGTTACTTCGACAACGAGGAACTACAGAATTACCATGAGCCTCGCGGCCTAGTCGATACTGACAACGACGGCATGGCTGACTGGAGCCATCGCGAATTTCGTGATCAAATACGCGAAAATGAAGGTTTTAGTCTAACAGCCAACGCTATTGCTGAGTTGCAACTTGGCGATACGCAGCATCAAATACTGCTTGGTAGTGATTGGTATAAACATGACTTTGCTGGCGATTACCGTACTGCACGGCAACAGAGTAAAGGCGGCCCCGTGCCCGGGCTCGACCTACACAACCCTGAGTATGGTCTGACTTCACGTGCCGACTATAACATGGACGCCATTGCCTCTCGCTTGAGCGCGACTACGCTGACGCGTTGGGGGGTCTATGCACAAGACCAAGTCGACTTAACCGACCAATGGAGTGTGACTGCAGGGCTACGTTACGATCACTTTGAAGACCGTGATGAGCTTAATCACACCGAGTTCTCCGACAGCGATATAACTTATCGTCTCGGCACCAGCTATAACATCAATGACATGTTCTTCCCTTACGCCTTGCACGGTACCGGATTTGTGCCGCAAAGCGCGAGCAATCAAGACCCTGCAGCTGGTGGCCCGTTTGACCCAGAACACAGCCGTATCAATGAGTTAGGACTAAGAACTAAGCTTTTCGATGACAGCCTCGCGGTGAACATTGCCACCTACGATATTGTTCGCGAGAATATTTTACAGCCCAGCTTGCTCGGTGATATTGGCAATGATGGCACCGATGATCTGGTGGCCTTAGGAGAAGTGCAAAGTAAGGGGATTGAGCTGGAAGTGGTGGGAGATATTACCGAGCGCTGGGTGATCACCGCAAGCTATGCATACAACGACACACGAATTACCGAATCCAGTGATAGCATTCGCAACCAAATTCCCGACAGCGACAAGTTTGCTAATGCGCCACAAAACACGCTGGGAGTCTGGACTCGCTATGAGTTGCCACAGCTTAACTCATCAATTTCCGCAGGTTTAGACTATGTCGACGAGCAAATGAGCCTAGGTGGATTGCCGGTGAAGCCTTACACCATTTACAATATGGCATGGCAAACCCAGTATCAAAACTGGCAATGGCAGCTCTCGGTTAAAAACCTCTTCGACAAAGAGTATGCATCCAGCGGCTTTATTACCCGTACAGGGCACTTCCCTGGCGAGCCTCGTCGCATTTATGTGAGCGCCAAGTATCGTTTTTAA
- a CDS encoding prohibitin family protein, whose translation MNDNNLPDLTASVGKKKGLIISVIAMVLAGFLVMSAMYTVDEGHVGIIKRFGEATEQVNPGLHTKIPFVDSVEMLEIRTRKNVEKLRAATHEQMPLTAEVSINWTVIRTEAFDLFKSYGGLTQFENRILDPKLRSATKDALARYKAEELIQNRSQVIARIEELLLDEMKAYPVKLDSAQIEDLVLPQKYIQSIETKQTEKNLAAAEKHRLERQKLEAQREVNTAMAQRDAAKAKADGKAYSIKIEAQAEAEAIKLKGLAEAEAMQKKAEAIKNNATLVEYMRAQQWNGQMPTTVMGSDQGILWNMKEK comes from the coding sequence ATGAACGATAATAACCTACCTGATTTAACCGCCTCGGTAGGCAAGAAAAAAGGACTTATCATTTCTGTCATTGCCATGGTATTAGCCGGATTTTTGGTAATGAGTGCGATGTACACCGTTGATGAAGGTCATGTTGGCATCATTAAACGCTTTGGCGAAGCCACCGAACAAGTGAATCCGGGGCTACACACCAAAATACCTTTCGTTGATAGTGTTGAGATGTTAGAAATCCGCACACGCAAAAACGTAGAAAAGCTACGGGCGGCTACTCACGAGCAAATGCCCTTAACCGCTGAAGTGAGTATCAACTGGACAGTGATCCGCACCGAAGCTTTTGATCTTTTTAAAAGCTATGGCGGGTTGACCCAGTTCGAAAATCGCATTTTGGACCCGAAGCTTCGCTCGGCAACAAAAGATGCGCTGGCGCGTTACAAAGCAGAAGAGCTGATTCAAAACCGCTCGCAAGTTATCGCCCGTATCGAGGAGCTGTTACTTGATGAAATGAAAGCTTATCCAGTGAAGTTAGACTCGGCGCAAATCGAAGACTTGGTATTGCCGCAAAAATACATCCAATCTATCGAGACCAAGCAAACAGAAAAGAACCTTGCGGCGGCTGAAAAGCACCGTCTAGAGCGCCAGAAGCTTGAGGCTCAGCGTGAAGTAAATACCGCAATGGCTCAACGTGATGCCGCAAAAGCAAAAGCAGACGGTAAAGCCTATTCGATTAAAATCGAGGCGCAGGCCGAAGCGGAAGCAATTAAACTAAAAGGTTTAGCGGAAGCTGAAGCGATGCAGAAGAAAGCTGAAGCCATTAAGAATAATGCCACCCTAGTTGAGTACATGCGTGCACAGCAATGGAATGGTCAGATGCCGACTACGGTTATGGGCTCAGACCAAGGTATTCTTTGGAATATGAAAGAAAAATAA
- a CDS encoding MBL fold metallo-hydrolase, with amino-acid sequence MKLPSLFTAAAVATTMSVSLQAEEVEIETQQLSEHIHVLFGQGGNIAAHVGKDGTYIIDDQFAKLAPKIKTALKNLNPNAPEFVINTHHHGDHTGGNEVFAQSGAHVIAHHNVHKRLQQKHGEGSQYLPKLSFGQDLTLHFNGEHARAVHFAHAHTDGDAVIFFDTANVVHMGDIYFNLGSLPFVDVDSGGSVDGILAAVEQVMTQIDDSTQVIPGHGPMSNKAGLQRYYQLLSKAKSLMVAAIDEHQDLESVLAADPLGALELEYANWLPKERVTTLFYRSLTIENHGH; translated from the coding sequence ATGAAATTACCCTCGTTATTTACAGCGGCAGCGGTGGCGACCACCATGAGCGTCTCACTTCAAGCTGAAGAAGTCGAAATAGAAACCCAGCAATTGAGCGAACACATTCATGTTCTTTTCGGGCAAGGAGGTAACATAGCCGCGCACGTAGGTAAAGATGGCACCTACATCATTGATGACCAATTTGCCAAGTTAGCCCCAAAAATAAAAACAGCGCTGAAAAATCTCAACCCGAATGCGCCTGAGTTTGTGATCAATACCCATCACCATGGTGACCATACCGGCGGCAACGAAGTGTTTGCCCAATCTGGTGCCCATGTCATTGCCCACCACAATGTTCATAAGCGTTTGCAGCAAAAGCATGGTGAGGGTTCACAGTACTTACCCAAGCTAAGCTTTGGCCAAGACTTAACATTACATTTTAACGGCGAGCATGCTAGAGCGGTACACTTTGCCCATGCGCATACCGATGGCGATGCGGTGATTTTTTTCGATACCGCCAATGTCGTGCATATGGGCGATATCTACTTTAATTTAGGTAGTTTGCCTTTTGTTGATGTGGATAGCGGAGGCAGTGTGGACGGCATCTTAGCTGCGGTTGAGCAAGTGATGACACAAATAGATGACTCCACTCAGGTGATCCCAGGGCACGGGCCTATGAGCAATAAAGCAGGGCTACAGAGATATTATCAGTTGCTCAGCAAAGCGAAATCACTGATGGTGGCTGCGATTGATGAGCATCAAGACCTCGAGTCAGTATTGGCGGCAGACCCACTCGGGGCGCTTGAGCTTGAATACGCCAACTGGTTACCCAAAGAGCGAGTAACCACCTTATTTTACCGTAGTTTAACCATTGAGAATCACGGGCATTAA
- a CDS encoding SDR family oxidoreductase produces the protein MNKHTVLVTGASRGIGAATARLLADQGYQVVINYLKNHRAAHALVAEIEQGGGTALAVAGDVSQESEVEHLFATIDEHCGGLTHLVNNVGILAAQTSLAGLNAQRINRILSVNVTSAFLCAQAALLRMPDNGAIVNVSSAAARTGAPFEYLDYAASKGAMDSFTIGLAKEVAARGIRVNGVRPGVIATDIHGDGGEPKRVHRLGPQLPLGRCGYAHEVAQAIAWLLGEQASFTTGTFIDVSGGA, from the coding sequence ATGAATAAACATACCGTACTGGTCACCGGCGCAAGTCGTGGCATTGGCGCGGCAACAGCCCGGCTGTTGGCTGACCAAGGTTATCAAGTCGTTATTAACTACCTGAAGAACCATCGCGCCGCGCATGCACTCGTAGCAGAAATTGAACAAGGTGGTGGCACAGCGCTCGCGGTGGCTGGCGACGTCAGCCAAGAGTCAGAGGTAGAGCATCTCTTTGCGACCATTGATGAGCATTGCGGCGGCCTTACTCATTTGGTGAATAATGTTGGCATCTTGGCAGCGCAAACCTCGCTGGCAGGGCTCAATGCTCAGCGCATCAATCGCATTTTGAGCGTGAACGTAACCAGTGCCTTCTTATGTGCTCAAGCAGCATTGCTGCGTATGCCTGATAACGGCGCTATCGTTAATGTGTCTTCAGCTGCAGCGCGCACGGGTGCGCCCTTTGAATACCTCGATTACGCAGCATCAAAAGGGGCCATGGATAGCTTCACTATCGGCTTAGCAAAAGAGGTTGCTGCGCGAGGTATCCGCGTCAATGGTGTGCGCCCGGGCGTGATTGCCACTGATATTCATGGCGACGGTGGGGAACCAAAGCGTGTGCATCGCCTTGGGCCGCAGTTACCCTTGGGCCGTTGTGGGTATGCTCACGAAGTAGCACAAGCCATTGCCTGGCTACTCGGTGAACAAGCAAGTTTCACCACTGGCACTTTTATTGACGTCAGTGGTGGCGCTTGA
- a CDS encoding TonB-dependent receptor, whose amino-acid sequence MKSSPALAPLAIAITLALCAANSLTVHADVQDIEKIIVSGQKIDRGLQETPTSVAVITEQTVERENLNTFYDVLARTPNVSGTDGAGFNIRGIDAFNVTGGGSGGLASVYIDGAPVPYRMMQQGGFSTWDISQVEVLRGPQSTLQGRNALAGAVVMNTRDAEQEYSLKARLGMGEYGAQEAAIALGGGLVEDELAFRLSAEKRDSGGYNTNVATGEESDFDDNEFYRAKLRYTPTALPQFEAQLSFMHSENEKGIEWVATQSGNTAYPINDIFDDRYVYLDSPTFEFTDTDMYALNMQYDLTDFWRLTAITTYSNSKYGYEWDGDASMVGPQSTLTDRREDKTTSQELRLTYDGERLSGLIGLYYSDVDVNDISSGERGVTFEQLGVRTLLTAPPEFGGLGLPAVLAEQVLQLYRGADPLFISQSAYYVQGITTTALFADFTYELNNHWDAFAGLRYDREQQENGNTTDISISARTEQALPQPSDYAFDPMLAQLIGGINQQLYAMAADASGDEPVEDADFDAWLPKVGATYRFNDDVSSSFTVQRGYRSGGVGTNIAQSTPFTFDPEYTWNYELAMRSVWLDDALVLNANLFYLDWEDQQVDVYLSSNQYDREVRNVGASHVQGFETELSYSLNPSTRFYGGIGYSQTEFDDFVQLFNGVETNYSGREFAGAPQWTALMGVDYFSHQGWVANVNASYTGSSQRLSTPLEQGLDPRNDTHWLVNARVGYQWQHYGVYALVQNALDEQYVVLAPAGLGNQTLGAPRTFSVRFEAQF is encoded by the coding sequence ATGAAGTCCTCTCCCGCTCTCGCCCCCTTAGCCATTGCTATTACTTTGGCGTTATGTGCAGCAAACAGCTTAACCGTTCACGCCGATGTTCAGGATATCGAAAAGATTATTGTCAGTGGTCAAAAAATTGATCGCGGTCTTCAAGAAACCCCCACCAGCGTTGCCGTAATAACAGAGCAAACGGTAGAGCGTGAGAACCTCAATACCTTCTATGATGTCCTTGCTCGTACCCCCAACGTATCTGGAACTGACGGTGCAGGCTTTAATATTCGTGGCATTGATGCGTTTAATGTTACCGGCGGCGGCTCTGGCGGTTTAGCCAGTGTGTATATCGATGGCGCGCCTGTGCCGTACAGAATGATGCAACAAGGCGGCTTTTCTACTTGGGATATCAGCCAGGTGGAGGTTCTTCGAGGCCCGCAATCGACCCTGCAAGGCCGTAATGCACTGGCAGGCGCGGTGGTCATGAATACCCGCGATGCAGAGCAAGAATACAGTTTGAAAGCTCGCCTGGGCATGGGCGAATACGGTGCTCAAGAGGCCGCCATTGCTCTTGGAGGTGGCCTGGTTGAGGATGAACTGGCATTTCGTCTCAGTGCTGAAAAACGTGATAGTGGTGGTTACAACACCAATGTGGCTACCGGTGAAGAGTCGGACTTTGACGACAATGAATTCTATCGCGCTAAGCTACGCTATACGCCGACAGCCTTACCCCAGTTTGAAGCACAACTGAGCTTTATGCACAGCGAAAACGAAAAAGGCATCGAATGGGTAGCGACACAAAGCGGTAATACGGCTTATCCGATTAACGATATCTTCGATGATCGTTACGTTTATCTCGACTCACCAACCTTTGAGTTTACCGATACCGACATGTATGCGCTCAATATGCAGTACGACCTCACTGATTTCTGGCGTCTCACTGCAATCACTACTTACTCTAACTCAAAGTATGGCTATGAATGGGATGGCGATGCGTCGATGGTTGGACCGCAATCAACACTCACCGATCGCCGCGAAGACAAAACCACTTCTCAAGAACTGCGCTTAACCTATGATGGTGAACGCCTCAGTGGGTTAATCGGGCTTTACTATTCCGATGTTGATGTTAATGACATCAGCAGTGGCGAGCGTGGTGTCACCTTTGAGCAGCTGGGTGTACGCACGTTACTGACAGCCCCCCCTGAGTTTGGCGGGCTGGGACTACCCGCTGTGTTAGCCGAACAAGTTCTGCAATTATACCGTGGCGCTGACCCCTTGTTTATTAGCCAGTCTGCCTATTATGTGCAAGGGATCACCACCACCGCCTTGTTCGCTGATTTTACCTATGAGCTAAACAACCACTGGGACGCATTCGCTGGCCTACGCTATGACCGCGAACAACAGGAAAACGGCAACACCACCGATATCAGTATCAGTGCACGCACCGAACAAGCGCTACCACAACCCAGTGACTATGCGTTTGATCCCATGCTGGCACAACTGATTGGCGGCATTAATCAGCAATTATACGCGATGGCCGCCGACGCCTCAGGCGACGAGCCCGTTGAAGACGCTGACTTTGATGCTTGGCTGCCCAAAGTGGGCGCTACGTATCGCTTCAATGATGACGTATCATCTAGTTTTACAGTGCAACGCGGTTATCGCTCAGGTGGTGTGGGCACTAATATCGCCCAGTCGACGCCCTTTACGTTCGACCCTGAATACACTTGGAACTACGAGTTAGCAATGCGTTCCGTATGGCTTGACGACGCTTTAGTACTCAACGCCAATCTCTTTTATTTGGACTGGGAAGACCAGCAAGTTGATGTCTATCTATCCAGTAACCAATATGATCGTGAGGTTCGCAACGTTGGCGCGTCCCATGTCCAAGGTTTTGAAACCGAATTAAGTTACTCGCTCAACCCAAGCACTCGCTTCTATGGCGGTATTGGTTATTCGCAAACAGAGTTTGACGACTTCGTGCAACTCTTTAATGGCGTTGAGACCAATTACAGCGGACGCGAATTCGCCGGTGCGCCGCAATGGACTGCGCTAATGGGAGTTGATTACTTCTCACATCAAGGTTGGGTCGCCAATGTGAATGCCAGCTACACCGGCAGCTCCCAACGCCTATCCACACCCTTAGAGCAGGGGTTAGACCCACGCAATGACACCCACTGGCTGGTCAATGCCCGTGTCGGCTACCAATGGCAGCATTATGGTGTGTATGCCTTAGTGCAAAATGCGCTTGATGAGCAATATGTTGTGTTAGCCCCAGCGGGACTTGGCAACCAAACCTTAGGCGCTCCGCGCACCTTCAGTGTGCGCTTCGAAGCACAATTTTAG
- a CDS encoding PepSY-associated TM helix domain-containing protein, whose product MSARQWFNVHSWAGLFVGALLFVTCLSGTLATLSHELEYLSDSQFRAISDSGDTDFAAIERTLNTHYPGAQVMYLTRHKQDYLATEVQLKIQGSFRFVYVDGATGALLGEGPWARISRFLRNWHMTLSMGWTGKLIITSLSLLLVVLLVSSLYVYRQWWRHFLKRPAALTLSKRNSWSDWHKLLGLWSYWFILVMALTGLWYLVEHGLQTAKIDHYVAPPPAVTQLANQNEKSTRPPLTLSAAYQAAKQAFPSLDIRYISYPQHSHQAIQIRGYNDDILLRLRANKVYLHPATGAVLGIQKGEQLPLVPRLKDTADPLHFGNFAGLGTKLIWAFFGALMTFVSGAGVVMGWLRVRRKTSAIRWLGVSGVIAIALVLASVVATSMSFSVRNVPAQLFSPVLGVEK is encoded by the coding sequence GTGAGCGCTAGGCAGTGGTTTAATGTGCACTCATGGGCAGGGCTGTTTGTTGGCGCCCTGCTTTTTGTGACTTGTTTATCGGGTACTTTGGCAACGCTCAGTCACGAGCTTGAGTACCTGAGTGATAGTCAGTTTCGCGCTATCAGTGACAGTGGCGACACCGATTTTGCCGCCATTGAACGCACCTTGAATACGCATTACCCCGGTGCTCAGGTGATGTATCTAACTCGCCATAAACAAGACTATCTCGCCACTGAAGTTCAGTTAAAAATACAAGGGTCTTTTCGCTTCGTGTATGTGGATGGTGCCACCGGTGCATTACTCGGAGAAGGGCCGTGGGCGCGTATCTCACGATTCTTGCGTAACTGGCATATGACCCTATCCATGGGCTGGACGGGGAAGCTTATCATCACCAGCTTAAGCTTACTGTTAGTGGTGTTGTTGGTGTCCAGCCTTTACGTATATCGTCAGTGGTGGCGTCATTTTTTGAAGCGCCCCGCTGCTCTCACACTTAGCAAGCGCAATAGCTGGTCCGATTGGCATAAACTCCTCGGTTTGTGGAGCTACTGGTTTATCTTGGTGATGGCACTAACGGGGTTATGGTATTTAGTTGAACACGGCCTACAAACGGCGAAGATAGATCATTATGTTGCACCGCCGCCAGCAGTGACCCAATTGGCCAATCAAAATGAAAAGAGCACACGCCCGCCGCTCACTTTGAGTGCCGCTTATCAAGCAGCGAAGCAGGCCTTCCCAAGTTTAGATATTCGCTATATCAGCTACCCACAACACAGTCATCAGGCTATCCAAATTCGCGGTTACAACGACGATATACTGCTGCGTCTACGCGCCAATAAGGTCTATTTGCACCCAGCAACAGGTGCCGTATTAGGTATTCAAAAAGGCGAGCAGCTGCCCTTAGTGCCGCGCCTAAAAGACACCGCCGATCCATTGCACTTTGGTAACTTTGCCGGCCTCGGCACTAAGCTCATTTGGGCGTTCTTTGGCGCGCTGATGACCTTTGTGAGCGGTGCCGGAGTGGTGATGGGCTGGTTACGAGTGCGACGCAAAACCTCTGCTATTCGCTGGCTAGGGGTATCCGGCGTTATCGCTATTGCGTTAGTGCTTGCCTCGGTGGTTGCCACGAGTATGTCATTTAGTGTGCGCAACGTTCCGGCGCAGTTATTTTCGCCAGTGCTCGGCGTTGAGAAGTAA
- a CDS encoding PepSY-associated TM helix domain-containing protein has translation MKSLTIKKLFNIHSWVGVITAVLLFIVAFSGAIAVLSRPELKIWANPEIQQAPKIPAQAITELVNQYHEQVPAPFGENIHVYLPSGHNTHLLTLLFESHHGDDNYDQAVAHVFQFHPNTLALQSTYYGPSQTFYAKRKTDAASFIGHFHADLHLGRPIGLILTGVLGLTLLVSTLTGLFIHRQFLRQLFTFRRHKGTSVWVSDGHKVMGIWGSLFHGVIGFTGAFLGLATVILLPAAALVNFGGDQDKLVETFTAIPEPVISHQYQPTQLADILADAEQRFADAHILDVTIMAHNDANSEVYLRLLGGESVASQLLHYHGDGEYIKSMSSFGDIPGVSIKVLELLFPLHFGNFGGIFIKLVWTALGLTTALLPLSGIMMWLSKRARGNNPSLSHKAYQRWNRFIIGSCGGLVLACMLLFPAQVLINAYVPPTAHNAVIGPLFFYSWLLWLLLGALPWHYHRYFQATLACIGSLALLVLPLNVLLSENHVFNAGSLLVSSVDIGFFAIGLGCYYALRRLYKGTATRSQLVNQEQQV, from the coding sequence ATGAAATCATTAACCATCAAGAAGCTCTTTAATATCCATAGTTGGGTGGGAGTTATTACCGCTGTATTGCTATTTATTGTCGCCTTTAGTGGTGCTATTGCGGTATTGAGTCGCCCTGAGCTGAAAATATGGGCGAACCCCGAAATTCAGCAGGCTCCAAAAATACCAGCGCAAGCAATCACTGAGCTTGTGAACCAATACCATGAGCAAGTACCCGCACCATTCGGTGAAAATATTCATGTATACTTGCCTAGCGGCCATAACACTCATTTACTGACCTTGTTATTTGAATCGCATCATGGTGATGACAATTACGATCAGGCTGTGGCGCACGTTTTTCAATTTCATCCCAACACTTTGGCGTTGCAATCGACTTACTATGGTCCGAGCCAAACCTTCTATGCTAAGCGCAAAACAGATGCTGCCAGCTTTATTGGCCACTTTCATGCCGACTTACATCTCGGCCGACCGATTGGGCTAATACTCACGGGGGTGCTAGGTTTGACGCTGTTGGTGTCGACGCTCACCGGGCTGTTTATCCACCGCCAGTTTTTGCGGCAACTGTTTACCTTTCGCCGCCATAAAGGGACCAGTGTTTGGGTGAGTGACGGGCACAAAGTAATGGGGATTTGGGGAAGTCTCTTTCATGGCGTGATTGGTTTTACCGGGGCATTCCTTGGCCTAGCCACGGTTATTTTATTGCCAGCCGCCGCTTTGGTTAACTTTGGCGGCGATCAAGATAAGCTGGTGGAAACATTTACCGCCATTCCTGAGCCAGTCATTAGCCATCAGTATCAACCGACCCAACTGGCCGATATTCTTGCTGATGCCGAGCAGCGCTTCGCCGATGCTCATATTCTTGATGTCACGATTATGGCGCATAACGATGCCAACAGCGAAGTCTATCTGCGTTTGCTTGGCGGGGAGTCGGTGGCCTCGCAGTTACTGCATTATCACGGCGATGGCGAGTACATAAAGTCAATGAGTAGCTTTGGCGATATCCCCGGCGTGTCCATCAAGGTGTTAGAGCTATTGTTTCCCTTGCACTTTGGTAATTTCGGTGGGATTTTTATCAAGCTCGTGTGGACTGCGCTGGGCTTAACCACAGCACTATTGCCACTGTCAGGGATCATGATGTGGTTAAGTAAACGCGCTCGAGGCAACAACCCGAGCTTAAGCCACAAAGCTTATCAGCGCTGGAATCGCTTTATCATTGGCAGCTGTGGCGGCTTAGTACTGGCCTGTATGTTACTGTTTCCGGCGCAAGTGCTCATCAATGCCTATGTTCCACCCACCGCGCACAATGCCGTTATCGGCCCGCTGTTTTTCTATTCATGGTTGCTCTGGTTACTGCTGGGCGCATTACCTTGGCATTATCATCGCTATTTCCAAGCGACATTAGCATGCATAGGCAGCTTAGCGTTGTTGGTGCTACCGCTTAACGTTTTACTCTCTGAAAACCACGTGTTTAATGCTGGCAGCTTATTGGTAAGTAGTGTTGATATCGGCTTTTTTGCTATTGGCTTGGGTTGCTACTACGCCCTTAGGCGCCTCTATAAAGGCACCGCAACTCGGTCGCAGCTTGTTAATCAGGAGCAACAAGTATGA